From a single Nematostella vectensis chromosome 3, jaNemVect1.1, whole genome shotgun sequence genomic region:
- the LOC5506556 gene encoding uncharacterized protein LOC5506556: protein MERSEKFLAISQTLSGLENFLRDVLANEGLSKEADEQRREFLKKLEVVSSPPTLPPRPAKLAVEKRSPFGNVSSKEAIGSGDESQTSVYSHYRNDNIEDPVAFAQQQRELSRNFTFYSGGYAGRREVFDLPPIAGASVKKPKGSARSSGSDETIYERLSISSDKFNADDTSFSPEIRTSQDNSTNTPIGPRGTGNRSSVSRGKLAAPWFKKEIKVQEEVYVQDLENNVIQGYLKDVKVNKRRWCVIKDDKLYIFKTRDDPAMHIIDLPQCNIGVDDKKKISYSFRLSQQSTGNPLVHLAIEQGHDLSPWMSAVMAAAVRRSSSYRPLSPLWNMSASMNAHSSSSLGFMSFDIKSEKDGDTISNTYEVPIELLPEMLSSSGYLPKQSTPMRSPSDDGYDAPLPPLPTELSSHNDSSSSESSSDEDDASEQHASRRDMDTTDSNAVEGTQSFIIRPDGDKILYPYHGDDERRSLRLDSDQSGTQLSYTSDDGGSGGMREDRSGSMSRKRSSTVLSTVSQDSVGSDVDMMPKPIQPPRKTSLLSGPRMKRRRKQASAESEVRFLQDPDATHSGILFQKRPLGVTSKRYCKLIGNHLICYRHPEDEKASLSLSLLGHDVTLIDSKESKRAYGFKISKPNSESYFFSTDSRVSVERWIELLSLAATGRQDIIAPYPPYFRSGASGDESKSVKSSESLSLSESYQSADSGEVADELNTSLTCSTSSSHMSAHKMDDDYLSGFAADEQEESDARELDYEGERKKRELRARSPRMRQQRERDRKLKRRKDKKKSSGGSGPESPSTMSPPHSVFVSDPASENKSTAESTATPIDTKDSYPKNQKEKKTWSDALKLKQSKLTRAHTLAGMVLGTPGHESAKSKAGPQSKRSIPSYSHLLPLFDKEGRFSGFLTEVKASKYSVTQLRRWGVVRNGVLRLYNKEGDETPVTMFNLVEMWLTDESDDAKHKYSFSLHTINDKVAKFQVPSKEDFDKWMSVLKVFTEIRVERPIDTSVDESLSHPNVMTRPKSNHSKDDPASVNTFAKRSSIRMKFPPRMNVIDMFKKGNNSYNFENPNTEDIIPANELVCINYSGGQLTEICIGDEENYSCKRSRWCAIKDSELLVFADSSSGDPVKRMVLYNVNVEDLSEPEAGIFQFKVQRGNEVAMFLAHDETSLDKWLKMLRSATEMYGREVTEPEAKCRIPSPKNVFAHRRSQSETLSQTVSLSSATSFTSTSAPEKRKSFISTSASTDSESFTDILMNGHLHEVLQAEKGSSGEKVDEHGTSRWCVVTSERIFMYDSEDSAYARCDWRLADVSVSACIEVPGRRFGFRLRHKDDEVVLGNESREVIEHWLSVMLRYCAPLGQSMSPLTQRVKLECKKSNSDSNLKRTAMEESKIKRTLSEGRASGRRLLRKISEDNILRKYSRSELFRSGSCKGSLEKFNVKLRDKSQLTSAARDIERRFSCGSLFDSEGKYSGYLVEQTSTALCRSQVRRWCVVHDEQMYLFDQPRSETPRKVIPIISAKLVNQSRLEEGVFVFMLEYEGDKCVELRAASRSDLEKWITAISVKIEVLKARVQRRARRSGVIDEEAEIATASARDTIDKQPLEKGSAEASPPTVDSDIPGSSIKPERAASDPTTYITTHKDPIPPEEGGTSDSLNDVSMSSSQQPLDIVEDIKRISLHNESEEEDGGVDGLCVTSVLWDEVTVTSDTPRVIATEPYYANVDRGSMPSEPIYENVSMKSNTLSGLVIRPSELPLPSPTHSHDDSMFVDIVPKQRTKHDLVPLYENVQLKSVLGEGESTDNVFRWKTSEVPTPNNTSPSSEVAKSLEKCSLRDRFSFASDYSGIVGENLLDEVGSVSSDRSRSNTSSSRGSGSDSMRSGNPAFDKELLDDILGFPITQEEAEEISEFCTRCDEEEQFEMSESNFISSVDPDFTSTLGEPGSLSTGDLNGSLDRTAESTPRRSLAESSTSSVHDTYFGVESISDESEEFVDCAQDLRDVSPGKSCDSFKECKEYMPCPSPSCHPKDSTPDEQQCDTYFGRSSESELEKSSETESTPKDLRSDDASIVQVGRVVCSGNRQEENRVSTETLPFPAPLEEEGTAETSADMHNKELTSSQVDMLRAVTEAFHGVWEGTHENTKL from the exons ATGGAAAGGAGTGAAAAGTTTTTGG CCATAAGCCAAACGCTCTCAGGGCTTGAGAATTTTCTTCGAGATGTCTTAGCCAATGAAGGATTAAGCAAAGAGGCTGATGAGCAACGAAGAGAGTTTCTGAAGAAGCTAGAAGTCGTCTCTTCACCGCCAACTCTTCCGCCAAGACCAGCCAAGTTAGCAGTGGAAAAGAGATCTCCCTTTGGGAACGTGTCAAGCAAGGAAGCTATCGGAAGCGGCGACGAAAGCCAAACATCAGTGTATTCTCACTACAGAAACGACAATATCGAAGATCCAGTAGCATTTGCTCAACAGCAAAGGGAATTATCGAGGAATTTCACGTTTTATTCCGGAGGATACGCAGGGAGAAGAGAGGTTTTTGACTTACCGCCGATAGCTGGGGCTTCCGTAAAGAAG ccAAAAGGTTCTGCCCGCAGCAGTGGGAGTGATGAGACGATCTACGAGCGTCTTAGTATAAGCAGTGATAAATTTAATGCTGATGATACGTCATTCAGCCCTGAGATAAGAACCTCCCAGGACAACAGCACAAATACTCCTATTGGGCCCAGAGGGACTGGCAATCGAAGCTCTGTGAGCAGAGGCAAGCTTGCCGCTCCATG gttCAAGAAAGAGATCAAGGTTCAAGAGGAGGTGTATGTTCAAGACTTGGAGAATAATGTCATTCAGGGATACCTGAAGGACGTCAAGGTGAACAAGAGGCGGTGGTGTGTGATCAAAGATGACAAGCTGTACATCTTTAAGACTCGTGATGACCCTGCTATGCATATCATTGATCTACCTCAATGCAACATCGGTGTGGATGATAAAAAGAAGATCAGTTATTCGTTTCGGTTGAGCCAGCAAAGCACTGGTAACCCACTGGTTCACTTAGCCATAGAACAAGGACATGACCTATCACCCTGGATGAGTGCAGTCATGGCGGCAGCTGTGCGGCGCAGTAGCAGTTACAGGCCCCTCAGCCCTTTGTGGAATATGTCTGCTTCAATGAATGCTCACAGCTCCTCATCGCTGGGTTTCATGTCTTTCGACATAAAGTCAGAGAAGGATGGTGACACGATCAGCAATACCTATGAAGTACCAATTGAACTGCTACCT GAGATGCTGAGTTCTTCTGGTTATCTCCCCAAACAAAGCACACCCATGCGAAGCCCCAGTGATGATGGCTACGATGCtcccctcccacccctccctacagAGCTCTCAAGCCACAATgactcatcatcatcagaaaGCAGTTCAGATGAGGATGATGCGAGTGAGCAGCATGCATCAAGGAGAGATATGGATACCACTGACTCCAATGCAGTAGAGGGCACACAAAGCTTCATCATCAGACCTGACGGTGATAAGATTCTTTATCCAtatcatggtgatgatgaaagAAGATCTCTCAGGCTTGACAGCGATCAGAGTGGCACCCAGCTTAGCTACACAAGTGACGATGGTGGGAGTGGCGGGATGAGGGAGGACCGGTCGGGCAGCATGTCAAGAAAGAGGAGCTCCACAGTCCTCAGCACGGTCAGCCAGGACTCAGTAGGGTCTGATGTGGATATGATGCCTAAACCAATACAG CCGCCAAGGAAGACAAGCCTGCTTTCTGGACCACGCATGAAACGCAGGAGAAAGCAAGCATCTGCAGAGAGTGAGGTACGCTTTCTACAAGATCCTGATGCAACGCACAGTGGGATACTTTTTCAAAAGCGGCCTCTGGGTGTGACCTCCAAGCGCTACTGCAAACTGATTGGCAACCATCTCATTTGTTACAG GCATCCAGAGGACGAGAAGGCCAGTTTATCCCTCAGCCTCCTTGGCCATGATGTCACACTGATTGATAGCAAAGAATCCAAGCGAGCGTATGGTTTTAAAATCAGTAAACCAAATAGCGAGTCTTACTTCTTTTCCACTGACTCTCGGGTTTCAGTGGAGCGTTGGATCGAGTTGCTGTCCCTAGCAGCGACAGGAAGACAGGATATCATAGCTCCCTACCCGCCATACTTCAGATCTGGGGCATCAGGGGATGAGAGCAAGTCTGTCAAGTCTTCTGAGTCCCTTAGCCTCAGTGAG AGCTATCAGTCTGCTGATAGTGGTGAGGTTGCAGATGAGCTCAACACATCGCTCACCTGCTCTACCAGCTCTAGCCACATGTCTGCACACAAGATGGACGATGACTACTTGAGCGGCTTTGCTGCGGATGAGCAAGAGGAAAGTGATGCACG AGAACTTGATTACGAGGGCGAGAGGAAGAAAAGGGAACTGCGGGCACGCTCACCTAGGATGCGACAGCAACGTGAACGAGACAGAAAACTGAAAAGGCGAAAAGATAAGAAGAAGTCATCTGGAGGATCCGGCCCAG AATCACCATCTACCATGAGTCCTCCGCACAGTGTGTTCGTTAGCGACCCTGCATCAGAGAATAAGTCTACAGCTGAGAGTACGGCCACTCCCATTGACACCAag GATTCATACCCGAAAAACCAAAAGGAGAAGAAGACGTGGTCGGATGCCTTGAAACTGAAGCAGTCGAAACTAACACGCGCTCACACCCTTGCCGGCATGGTCCTAGGAACCCCAGGCCACGAGTCTGCCAAGAGCAAAGCCGGTCCGCAGAGTAAGCGGAGCATACCTTCCTATTCGCATCTTCTGCCTCTGTTCGACAAGGAAGGACGATTCAGTGGCTTTCTTACGGAAGTTAAAGCGTCCAAATATAGCGTTACTCAGCTACGGCGGTGGGGAGTGGTAAGAAATGGGGTGCTTCGGCTCTATAATAAAGAAGGTGATGAGACTCCAGTGACGATGTTCAATCTCGTGGAAATGTGGTTAACGGATGAGAGCGACGATGCCAAGCACAAGTATAGCTTTTCCCTGCATACGATCAATGATAAAGTCGCTAAGTTCCAAGTGCCCAGCAAAGAGGATTTCGACAAGTGGATGAGTGTGCTTAAGGTGTTTACAGAGATCAGAGTCGAACGGCCGATTGACACATCAGTCGATGAATCACTTTCTCATCCAAACGTTATGACTCGACCAAAAAGTAATCATTCGAAAGACGATCCAGCTTCTGTGAATACCTTCGCCAAACGATCATCCATTCGCATGAAATTCCCTCCACGCATGAACGTCATCGACATGTTCAAAAAGGGTAATAATTCTTATAATTTCGAGAACCCAAACACGGAGGATATTATCCCTGCGAACGAGCTTGTCTGCATCAATTACTCGGGCGGTCAACTGACAGAGATATGCATAGGCGACGAGGAAAATTACTCGTGCAAGCGATCGCGCTGGTGCGCCATTAAAGACTCGGAACTGTTGGTTTTCGCTGATAGCTCCAGCGGGGATCCCGTCAAACGGATGGTCCTATACAACGTGAATGTCGAAGACCTCAGCGAGCCCGAGGCGGGGATCTTCCAATTTAAGGTACAGCGTGGTAACGAGGTAGCGATGTTTTTAGCTCACGATGAGACAAGTCTAGACAAATGGCTAAAGATGTTGCGATCTGCGacagagatgtatgggagagaGGTCACCGAACCCGAGGCCAAGTGTAGGATCCCTTCGCCGAAGAATGTATTCGCCCACCGGCGCTCTCAGAGCGAGACCCTCTCGCAGACTGTTAGTCTCAGTTCTGCCACGTCTTTCACGTCGACGTCGGCACCTGAGAAGCGCAAGTCGTTTATCAGTACTTCAGCATCCACCGACTCGGAGAGTTTTACGGATATTCTAATGAACGGGCATCTCCACGAAGTATTACAAGCCGAGAAGGGGAGCTCAGGGGAAAAAGTCGATGAGCACGGTACGAGTAGATGGTGTGTCGTGACTAGTGAGAGGATATTTATGTACGATTCTGAGGATTCCGCTTATGCTCGTTGCGACTGGAGGCTGGCAGATGTCAGTGTTTCGGCATGCATTGAAGTGCCGGGTAGAAGGTTTGGGTTTAGATTGAGGCACAAGGATGACGAGGTGGTTCTTGGGAATGAGAGCAGGGAAGTGATCGAGCACTGGCTTAGTGTAATGCTTCGTTATTGTGCTCCGCTTGGGCAAAGTATGTCGCCACTGACTCAGAGGGTGAAACTGGAATGTAAGAAATCCAATAGCGATAGCAATCTTAAAAGAACTGCAATGGAGGAGAGCAAAATAAAGCGAACTCTTAGCGAAGGGCGCGCGAGTGGACGCCGACTCCTACGTAAGATCTCCGAGGATAATATCCTTCGTAAATACAGTCGTTCGGAGCTGTTCCGGTCAGGCTCGTGTAAGGGTAGCTTAGAGAAGTTTAACGTGAAATTGCGAGACAAGTCTCAGCTTACTAGCGCCGCGCGAGACATCGAGCGTAGATTTTCTTGCGGTAGTTTATTCGATAGCGAAGGGAAATACTCCGGTTACCTTGTGGAGCAGACCAGCACAGCGCTGTGTCGCAGTCAAGTGCGCCGTTGGTGTGTGGTGCATGACGAGCAGATGTACTTATTCGATCAGCCACGCTCCGAGACACCCAGAAAAGTCATTCCCATCATCTCTGCCAAGCTTGTCAACCAGAGCCGCTTGGAAGAGGGCGTGTTCGTCTTCATGCTGGAGTACGAGGGAGACAAGTGCGTGGAACTCCGGGCGGCCTCCCGCTCGGACTTGGAGAAGTGGATCACGGCGATTAGCGTCAAGATCGAGGTGCTGAAGGCCCGTGTGCAGAGACGGGCGCGGAGGAGTGGGGTCATAGACGAGGAGGCAGAGATAGCTACAG CTTCCGCAAGAGATACTATCGACAAACAACCACTGGAAAAAGGTAGCGCAGAAGCAAGCCCTCCAACAGTCGATTCAGACATACCTGGAAGCTCTATTAAGCCTGAAAGAGCCGCATCCGATCCAACCACATATATAACGACACACAAAGACCCCATCCCACCAGAAGAGGGCGGTACTTCTGACAGTCTTAACGACGTCTCCATGTCGTCATCACAACAGCCCCTGGATATCGTGGAAGACATAAAGAGGATAAGCCTCCATAACGAGTCCGAGGAGGAAGACGGCGGCGTGGATGGCTTGTGTGTGACGAGTGTCCTGTGGGATGAAGTGACGGTCACCTCAGACACGCCTCGTGTGATAGCAACTGAGCCATATTATGCTAATGTCGACAGGGGAAGTATGCCTAGCGAACCCATCTATGAGAATGTTTCCATGAAGAGCAACACCCTCTCGGGTTTGGTCATCAGGCCTAGCGAGCTGCCCCTGCCAAGCCCGACCCACTCGCACGATGATTCTATGTTCGTCGATATCGTACCAAAACAGAGAACTAAACACGATCTTGTACCGCTATACGAGAACGTGCAGCTCAAATCGGTGCTAGGAGAGGGTGAGAGTACAGACAATGTTTTCAGGTGGAAGACCTCCGAGGTACCTACCCCTAATAATACGAGTCCCTCTAGTGAAGTCGCGAAGTCCCTAGAGAAGTGCTCCTTGCGGGACCGGTTCAGCTTCGCCAGTGATTACTCAGGGATTGTGGGCGAGAACCTGCTTGACGAGGTCGGCAGTGTCAGTAGCGATCGCAGTCGAAGCAACACGAGCTCAAGTCGCGGGAGCGGCAGTGATTCTATGCGCTCAGGCAACCCGGCATTCGACAAGGAACTCTTAGATGACATCCTTGGATTCCCGATCACTCAAGAAGAAGCCGAGGAGATCTCTGAATTCTGCACGCGATGCGACGAGGAAGAACAGTTCGAAATGTCTGAGTCGAATTTTATCAGTAGTGTAGACCCTGATTTCACATCAACACTCGGTGAACCTGGCTCTTTGTCTACAGGTGACCTCAATGGCAGCCTTGATCGTACCGCGGAGTCAACACCTCGCAGATCTCTGGCGGAATCCAGCACTAGCAGTGTGCATGATACTTATTTCGGGGTGGAGTCCATATCAGACGAGAGTGAGGAATTTGTAGACTGCGCTCAAGACTTGCGTGATGTCTCCCCTGGCAAGTCTTGCGACTCTTTCAAAGAATGTAAAGAGTACATGCCCTGTCCTTCGCCTTCTTGCCATCCAAAAGATTCTACGCCTGACGAGCAACAGTGCGACACTTATTTTGGACGGTCCAGCGAATCAGAGCTCGAAAAATCATCGGAAACCGAGTCCACTCCGAAAGATCTTCGATCAGATGACGCCTCCATCGTACAAGTGGGAAGAGTGGTGTGTAGTGGGAACCGGCAAGAAGAGAATCGCGTTTCCACGGAGACTCTGCCTTTTCCTGCCCCACTAGAAGAAGAAGGGACCGCGGAGACGAGCGCTGACATGCATAACAAAGAGTTGACTTCAAGTCAAGTGGACATGTTACGTGCAGTCACAGAAGCCTTCCACGGCGTGTGGGAGGGCACCCACGAAAACACGAAGCTTTGA
- the LOC5506549 gene encoding uncharacterized protein LOC5506549 encodes MLVESKRRCPGHLGRVSAVLVLIVILHVFASYWVCPSALRPRPSRDNIRDFRMQWCRLQRWRVDWEAILSPCAGSMRWDMRAAVRSQARTNAHKSFVSKWELQPAGHFSRFWIQSVDMNGRRKSSGGDTWRVYIRQGPASLAPVVFDHDNGLYEVLVLVLEPGTYTTGITLDYTLCNGLRDPPDKFFINGTNQGLYVDYDNHILGDNFDDFINEPLGRKTAYKFTIPPQSGQGGYSAHCQDKESCRRLTDTCGLSCRLLWDGHGRWVNNTWRPYSTAMLPKPSSRHNGYLLNIGDSNGRRFSKLASTSKLCTEVFRRCDRVVNWVYEHEDNRPKIPKNQDFRQEVLLDQFSQLMSRKEFDEPSVFLFNLGTHYALAVSFGQFQQLLTRIVDLVKASSKPQMDIVWRGTTMLEREKLRFLSKKRFNTTLFRFHNNQRIQLYHTYSMDTMCKAGIKVLDMYPLSSSYPRGTTDNVHYDLEAFSPAVQALEIYYQHAR; translated from the exons GTGTCCAGGTCATCTCGGTAGAGTTAGCGCGGTACTGGTACTTATCGTGATACTTCACGTCTTCGCTTCTTACTGGGTATGTCCATCTGCACTCAGGCCCAGGCCCAGCCGAGATAACATCCGGGACTTCAGAATGCAATGGTGCCGCTTGCAGCGATGGCGAGTGGACTGGGAAGCAATTCTAAGTCCTTGTGCAGGGAGCATGCGCTGGGACATGCGAGCCGCGGTGCGATCGCAGGCACGGACTAACGCTCATAAAAGCTTTGTCAGCAAATGGGAACTTCAGCCGGCAG GTCACTTTAGTCGGTTCTGGATCCAGTCAGTAGACATGAACGGGCGGCGAAAATCATCCGGGGGAGACACGTGGCGAGTATACATCAGACAAGGACCGGCATCCCTTGCGCCCGTGGTATTCGACCATGACAATGGACTGTACGAGGTACTTGTACTCGTCCTGGAGCCTGGAACCTACACCACCGGGATCACGCTTGATTACACGTTATGCAACGGGCTGCGTGACCCGCCTGATAAGTTCTTCATCAACG GAACCAACCAAGGGCTGTATGTGGATTACGATAACCATATTTTGGGAGATAATTTCGACGATTTTATCAATGAGCCGCTTGGGCGCAAAACCGCCTATAAGTTTACCATCCCACCACAATCAGGCCAAGGAG GTTATTCTGCGCATTGTCAAGATAAGGAATCCTGCCGTCGTTTAACGGATACGTGTGGGCTGTCATGCCGACTACTGTGGGACGGGCACGGTCGGTGGGTTAATAATACGTGGAGGCCGTACTCAACAG CAATGCTACCAAAGCCAAGTTCACGACACAACGGGTATCTGCTGAACATCGGAGATTCAAACGGCAGAAGATTCTCGAAATTGGCCTCTACAAGCAAGTTGTGCACGGAAGTATTCCGCCGCTGTGATCGGGTCGTTAACTGGGTATACGAG CATGAAGACAACAGGCCAAAAATACCAAAGAACCAAGACTTCCGTCAAGAAGTGCTACTAGATCAATTCAGCCAACTAATGAGTCGAAAGGAGTTTGACGAGCCGAGTGTTTTTCTCTTCAATTTGGGAACTCATTATGCCTTGGCGGTGAGCTTTGGCCAATTCCAGCAGCTGTTAACTCGGATTGTAGACCTAGTAAAAGCAAGTTCAAAGCCTCAAATGGACATAGTGTGGAGAGGAACCACAATGCTAGAAAGAGAGAAACTTCGATTCTTGAGTAAAAAGCGATTTAACACCACTTTGTTCAGGTTTCACAATAATCAG AGAATACAGCTGTATCACACGTACTCCATGGACACAATGTGCAAGGCGGGCATCAAAGTGCTAGACATGTATCCGCTATCTTCCTCTTACCCACGGGGGACGACGGACAATGTTCATTACGACCTGGAGGCATTCTCTCCTGCCGTGCAAGCCCTAGAGATATATTACCAGCATGCAAGAtaa